In Streptomyces erythrochromogenes, the DNA window TCCTCTGCTCGGGCACCTGATCGTCTTGCTGCTTCCTCACGGCAAGGCAGTGACCACGGCGCTGATCGCGTTGAGCGCGGTGGGGGTGGGGGCGTCGCTGCTGGTCCGCCCGCCGCGGAGCATCGTCGCCGCCGCCGACAGGCTGGCCCTGGGGCTGCTCCTGGCGATAGCGCTGTCCCCGGCCACCCGCGTCGGCTACGCCGTCTACCCCATCGTCCTGATCGCCTGGCCCCGCTTCACCGCCCGGCTGTCGGCCGACCGCACCGCCACGCCCCACCCCGCGACCGAACCGCCGCACCACCGGCGGACCGTGGCGAGCCCCCTGTGCACCGCCGCCCAGGCCACGGCCGGCCCCCTGCCCCCGCACCACTCCCCGGTCGGCCGCGATGCCCAGCGCCGACCGCACCGGGAGCACCACGAAACCGGCGGGCGCCACCCGGTGGGCGCGGACGATTCCCGCGGAGCTGGTTGATCTCGTCACCGCAACACCCCTTCGGCAAGGAGCCGGCCACCAAAGGCGCCTGCTGCACCGCCTGCGCTGCTTTCCCGGCCGAGTCGAGGGGGCTGGACGGCCGGTGAAGTCGTTCGCGGCCCCTTTGAAGCAGCCGGTGTGGGCACGTAGCCCCTTGGGCACGACTGGCCACTACGTCGACTCCCACCCTCATGACCGTGTGTCGGTATCGGCGAAAGCATGTCCCCGGCGCCCAACGCGGCGCGTGAAGGTCGTGCGGGAGCGGGCCGATTCCGCCGGCGCGACGCTCATACGGGACATGACCGGTTCCCGTCAGGAGGTCGGAATCGCGCGCGGCACCCGCCGCCCGCGGCACACCTCGGAAAGGGAACGCACGATGACGCACTCGTCACCGACAACGCGCCGGCGCGGACGCCTCGGCACCGCCGGCCTGCGGTCACTCGCGGGGCTGCTCCTGGCCTTCGCGTCGATCCTGATGGCGGGTGCCCAGCCGGCGGCCGCACACCCGCCGAGCGGATCCGTGCACGTGTGGGCCTCCGACGTCCGGGTGCGCACCTGCCAGAGGGCCTCCTGCTCCCTGGCGACCACGGAGCGGCTGACCAACGTCCGGGTCCAGGCGTACTGCCAGATGGACGGAGGCGCGGCCGGGCGCGTGACGGACGGCGCGTACACCAACACGTACTGGGTCCAGATCATCACTCCGGGCCGGACGCTGGGCTGGATCTCCGCGGTGTACGCCAGCGGTGGTTCGAACAACTCCCCCGTCCCCGGCGCACCGGTTTACCACCCCGGTGACGCCACCGTGGACTGCGAGTTCATCTAGATCCGCCCCTGACGGCGCCCGTCACCGCCGATCGCCAGATCATCCGACGACAGCGGATGAACCCGGATGAACCCGTGAACACTCGACGTCTTCGAGGCAGCGGGTACCGAAACCGCTGGTGGACGCTGCTCAAGCTGCCCGACGGCACGATCGGCCGGGTGAGCAACATCTCCACCCAGGGCGGCGAGAAGATCGCGGGAGTGCCCGACTTCGGCTGTGGGCAGCATGCCGGGTGCGCACCGGGTGCCGGGGCCGTCCGTGGCGGCGTCCCCGGCACCGGTCGTGAGCCCGCGGCCGGGGCGCCGGCGGATTCCGACGGTACGTCAGCACCCTGACGGGGCCGGGGCCATGGATCTGTCGTGGTGTCAGCCCACCGGATCGGGAGCCGTCAGACCGCGACGAGTTCGTCCGCCAGGAACTCCTCCACGAACTTCCGTGCCCGACGGTCGAAATCGGTGTACTGCGCCTCCCGTTCGGCGCCGGCGACCGCTTCGCCGACCAGCAGATTGCCCTCGGCGTCGATGCGCTGCGGTCGCTCCTCCGCGTCCAGGAGCAGGCCCACGGTCGAGCGGGAGAAGCCGCAGTAGTAGGCGATGCCGTCGCTCAGGTTGGCCTCGAGGACGGACTGCATCGACTCCGCGATGGGGTCGTCGGCGGTGGCGCCGGCCAGGGCCAGCCACAGCATGCGCTTGCCCGCCAGGCGGGGCTTGCTGCGGCCGTAGGCGAACCCGTAGTTCCAAACGCGGTCGATCCATCCCTTGAGGACGGCGGGCACGCTCTGCCAGTACACCGGGAAGACCGCGACGACGACATCGGCGCCGACGATCCGTCGCATGTGGGCGCGTGTCTCGTCCGAGTACGGCTTCTCCCGGTTGCCCCAGTCCGGCTGGTCCTCCGCGTTCATCCGCGGGTCGAACCCCTCGGCGTGCAGGTCGAGCAGGTCGATGCGGTATCCGGCGGCCTCGAGCTGGGCAGCCGCGCGGCGGGCGGTGTGGGCGGTAAGGGAATCGCTGCGGTGGTGCGCGACGACCACGAGGGCTGTCCTGGTGTCACTGCTGTGCTGCGGCACGGTGTCTCCCGAGGGCTCGATCTGTGCAGTGAGTCCAGTACAACTGCGGCACCGTAGATGATCCATGGGAGAAACTCTCCAGGACATAGGAGATCGTCTACGCTTGCGCTGTGGATCCTCTGAGTTCACTGCTGAGCGGCATCCGGGCCGAGGGCTCGGTCGTCAGCCATGCCGTCCTGACGGCGCCCTGGAGCATCACCTTCGCCGACGATGCTCCGCTCACCATGGTCAGCGTGCTGCGCGGTGGCGGAACGCTGCTGCTGTCCGACGGCAACGAGCGGGCGATCGGCGCGGGCGACACGGCCATCGTCCGGGGCCCCGCACGGTTCCGCCTCGCGGACGAGCCCGCCACTGTCCACCGCCCCCATGCCGCGTACGAGATCAACTGCTTCACCGCGGACGCCGCGTGCACCGGCCAGGAACTCGACGGCATCCACTGGGGCACCGGCCCGGAGGGAGCGACCGCGCTGATCGTGGGCGCCTACCGCGCCTCGGGTCACCGCCACGAACGGCTCCTGCGCGCTCTGCCGCCCGTTCTGGTCATCGCCGAGGACGCGGAGGTCTGCGCCTGGCTGGAGAACTCCGCCGCGGACGCCGCCCGGCTCTCCGCCGGTTCGCAGGCGCTGATGGACCGGCTCCTCGACTGGGCTCTGGTCTGCACGCTGCGCACTTGGTTCGACCGGGCGGGCGCCGACGCGCCCGGCTGGTACCGCGGCCTCGCCGACCCGGTCCTCGCCCCCGCCCTGCACGCTTTCCACGGGCGGCCCGCCGAGAGCTGGACGGTCGCGTCGCTGGCCGCTCAAGCCGGCGTCTCCCGGGCACTGTTCGCCCGGCGCTTCAGCGAGCTGATGGGCCGTCCGCCCCTCACCTACCTCACCGAGTGCCGCATGGACGACGCCGAGGCACTCCTGGCGGACACCGACCTCAGCATCGCCCAGATCGCCAAAACCGTCGGCTACGCCGACGCCTTCGGCTTCAGCGCCGCCTTCAAACGCCACAAGGGTCTCAGCCCCAGCACGTTCCGCACCACGGCGGCGTGAGTCAGGGCACGCGGCCGCAAAGACACGGGCACCCGCGCTCCGGACCGCAACACCGAGCCGCTCGGTGTCCACAACACCACAGCGTCCAGCACCAGGCCGTAGAGGTGTCCGGCGGAACGCTATGCTCCACGCCTGTGGACATCAACATACGACAGCCGCAGCAGCCCCAGGTCACGAGCGAGGCCGTCCTGCGGTTTACGGGCAGGGTGGAGAAGAGCGAACTCCGTGCGGGACTGAAGGCCGCAGGAACGTTTCGGCAACTGCGTTGGCTCGCTGTCGCAGGCGCGTTGTTCATCGCGATCCTGGGGGTGCGCGTCGACGCCGAGGGCGGCTCGGTCAACATCGGCTTCGTGGCCGCGGCCGCCGTCTACGCGACCGTGTTCGCCCTGCTCGCCCCCCGGCAGATCGTCACACATGCCCTCCGCGCCCAGCAGGCCCATGAGGGCGCGGACTGCATCGTCGACGGCACGGGCATCGCGGCCGTCCTCGACGGCGCGGACATCAAGCGCCTGGGCTGGGATGCGATGACGCGGTATCACGAGACCCCGGGTCTCTACGTCGTTGTGGGCAGGACCGGCCTCAGGACCTGGGTGATGGTCCTGCCCAAACGGCTGCTGACCGCATCCGACGCCGAACTCCTCGGCGCGGTCCTCGATTCCCGGCTGCGCCGCGGCTAGGGCCGGTCTTCCACGCCTGGCCGGCAGCCGCTGAAGACCGGCCGGGCCAATGTCACGCAATCAGGAAACGCCCTGGGACCAAGGGCCCGGCGTCCAGATGAGCCGCAATGCGCGTGATGGTCCGGGCGTTGCCCTCGAACAAGTGCGCCTGCATGCCAGCCGCCTGGGCAGCCTCGACGTTGACTGCGGCGTCGTCGATGAACAGGCAGTCCCCCGGCTGCACTTCCAAGCCGGCGCACGCGGCCTCGAAGGCACCCAGGTCGGGCTTCTCAATGCCGATCTCGTGGGAGTAGACGATCTGCTCCACCAACTCATCGAAGTGGTACAGCGCCGTCTCCCGCTCCCGGGCACCGACGAAGCTGTTGCTCAGGATGCCCAGCCTGCAGCGTCCCTGCAGCCCCCGCACATAGTCGATGAGGTCCTCGTTCGGCGTCCCCAGATACTCCGCCCAGAGATCAGCCATGAAGGCTTCGGCCTGGAAGGCGTCGAGCCCCAAACGGACCGCCACCTGCTCCTGGACCCCTCGCTCGCTGATGGTCCCGACGCTCCCGGCTCGCCATACGTCGTGCATCCGGTCATGGACCGTGCCCAGTGGCAGCTCCAGCCGCTCTTCCCACCGTTGCACCCATCCGGTTTCCGGCGTGATCTCCAGCACGCCGCCGATATCGAGAATGACGCAGGTCGCCGTCACGCGACTCCCCCTCTTCGTCCTTGACCAGCGAGCAGAACCGCCCGCTCATGTGATCGACAGAGACACTGTCGCCTCTCCCTCTGGGGCAGGGTCAAGCGATCCTCGAAGCCTGTGACAGCCCTGTCGCAACCCGCCGACCCGAATCGCCGCGATCAGCACGGCGCCGAACAACCTCGGCCTCGCTGCGGCGAAGAAGCGGCGCTGACAGCTTGGGCACACGCACAACGAGCGCTGGTGAAGCGAGCTGAGTAGCCTTCGCCCTTGTGAACGGCCCCCGTGGCCGCGGCGCTGCACCGGCCGGCGGCGCCGCCCTCCCGGGGTTCGGACCGGGGCCTCCGAAGTGCTCCACACGCTGTCCGCCCAGCCCGCATCGGTGCCTTCAGGGAGCCCTCGTCCCGTCGGCCTTTTGCGGACAGCCCTTAGCCTGAAACGGTGTAACGAAACATGTGCAGCGTCCAGGACGGCTCGGCGGTCGGCTTTGTCGCGTACTGCACCGCACCCATGGCTGCGTAGAACGGAGCGGCGTTCGGATCCGAAGCGACGATGAACTCCGATCGCCCGAGCTCGCTCGCAGTCTGGACCGCATGCTCCCAGAGAAGCCTGCCGTAGCCCTTGCCGATTTCATCGGCGTCGACAAAGAGCTTGTCCAGGAGCAGGCCATCACCCTCCTCGGTGAAACCGTAGAAGCCGAGGCTCTTGCCGTCCTGCTCCAGGACGAAGACCGGGTTGCTCCGGACATAGGCCGCTGGGATCGCCCGGGCTTCGCCCGCCCAGTCAAAGTAGCCCGGTGGGTAGCCCCAGTGAGTCGACGATCGCTCCTGGAGGCGTTCGAGCTCACCGGCTTCCTCGGGTTCGGCGCGTCGGATCCGGCAGGCCCTGCTGGTTGACACGGTACGGACCGCCCTTCTCATTCGCTGCCTGAACTGTCGCCGTCCCGGAGCAGCCTCACCGATGGGTCCAGCTCCAGGTCCGCCGCCCCCGGTCGGCGGTGAACTCCGTAGAGGGGGTCGCGAGCCCGCTCCACCGCCTCCCACACCTTCAACGACCCCAGCGCCTCCACCGTGACATCGCCGACTCCCCCGGGCCACACGTCGGCGCGATCTGCGTACGAGCCGTGCGAGATCTGGGCGGTGGTCGGAGTCTCACTCGTCGCCGTCGGCCTGCTGATCAGGCTGGCGATGGCCTCGGGACTTCCAGGCACCGCCGGATGAGACGGCCTCTAAGCCTTGATGGGTGCGGCCGACCTGGCGGCCCGCTCGATCTTCGCGCGGTAGGCAGCACGGGCCTCCTCGTCGATCTGGTTCTCGTGTTCGGGGCGCATCCCGGTCCGGCCGTCGATCCCCTCGCGCAGGATATCGGCGTGCCCGGCATGCCGGTTGGACTCGCCGAGGACATGGACCATGATGGCGAACAGGTTCGTGTTGGGATGGGGCTCCGGCCACCACGGCACGTGGCCGGGGGCGTCGAGGGAAAGCTCGTTGATCGTCGCGTCCGAGTGTTCCCACGTACGCCGGTAGAACCCGATGATCTGATCGCGGGTCTCGTCCTCGGCCGCCCACAGATCGCTGCCGTTGTGGTCCTGCCACCGGGGCAGCGGTTCCGGGGAGGGGCGGTCGAAGACCTCGCCGAAGTACTTGGCCTCGACGGTGGCCACGTGTTTGACCAGTCCGAGGAGGTTGGTCCCGGTCGCGGTCAGAGGTCGGCGGGCGTCGTATTCGGACAAGCCGTCGAGTTTCCAGAGCAGCGCCTTGCGGTCCCGCCGCAGTCTCCCGTGCAGGTTGTCTTTCGCGAATTCATCGATCATGCGGCACGAGCCTGCCATGGGCTGCTCGTGGTCTCAAGATCCCGTCCGTGGTCCGCCCCGGCTGGCAGCTGCCCGTCGAGCAGGAAGCGGTTCACGTAGCCGCGCACGCAGGCCGAAAACAGATATCCGGTGTGTCCCTCGCCCTCGTAGGCGACGACCACTCCCGATCCGAGACGCTCGGCAGTCTCCTCCGTCCACTCGAACGCGGTCGCCGGGTCGCCCCGGGTAGCGATCGGCAGCATCGGCGGGGCCCCCGGGCGGTCGATCTTCCGGATGAAGTCGGTGCCGGCTGGGCGGCCGGCGCAGGTGAGCGCCAGCCCCAGCAGGTGCGGCCCGAAGACCGCCGACGCCTTGCGGAACGCCTCCTCCAGGCGGGCGACCTCCTTCTGTGCGGCCGCCGGAGAGGCCTGGTCGAGGAAGCGGTTCGGTTCGTCCGCACAGTTCACGGCCATGAGGGCGGCCCCTGCGTTGTCCGCGGGGATCTGATCGCCCTGTCCTGCCGCTCCTCCCCCTCACCCTGCGCTTCGAGAGTGAGGTCGAGGAGCCGGAACAAGCCCGCCGGATCGCCGTCGCGCTCGGCCGTGGCCAGCGCGTCGGCGAGCTCGGGCCACAGCGCCCTCGTCGATGAAAGCGGCCACCTTCTTGCCGGCGGTACCGGCGTCGGTCCCGTAGACGCAGTCGTCGCGACGGGTGCACCAGGTCGGGAAGTTGTCCAGGGCCCGCTGCCGGATCGGGCCGTGGTCAGGGACCGCTCGGCCAGCGAGCGGTGGGTTGTCGACGCCGTCGAGGACCATGCGGCCGGTCCGCTGCGGGAACAGCGCCGCGTACACGGCGCCGCAGCGCGGTGCACGAGAGCCGCACCCACCGGCCTACCGTTTGGACGTCGTGGCCCGCCACCACGTTGCCGACGGTCGGCATGGCCGCGCCCGCTGCTTCGGTGGTCACATTCGGGGACCAGCCCGGTGGGCCGTAGGGCGCCGGCGCCAGGACCTTGCCAGGGTTTGTCAGCACCCGGCCTGCGCACGGTGGATGTGGGGCCCGGAGACGGACCTCGTCCGGGTCGGTCGGCACGGCCTGGCTTCTGCGGGTGTCCCGCATGCTGATGTACGAGCAACGGGCCTGACGGTCACGGCCGGCCGCAGAAGGTCCGGGCCCAATCGGCCCAACGGCCACTGAGAAGTGGTGCCGGACAACGCGCCTATCGCGAAGGAATGGCTCAATCAGCGTGTATAGATGACCAGTTGAAGCCCATGCGATCATGTCTTGGATCACATATGTTGCGTGGCCATGACATTTTCATGACCGTCCTCCTAGGGTCTGTAGTACACCCACACACCCTTGGGGGGGACATGAACAAGTTGCGCGCGATCCTGACGACTCTGGCAGTCGCCGTCGGTCTGCTGGTCCTGTCGCCGGCGGCGCCGGCTCAGGCTGCGGCGATGGTTTCGGGCTCTTCCGTGTGTAGCGGAAGCCTTGTCGACTACCAGCAGATGGGCACCTACCACAAGGTCGAGGTCTACTGGAACAGCTCAACCCAGAAGAACTGTGCCGTCCTGCTCTCGAGCTACGGCACCAAGCACTCGATGCACGTCTCCATCCAGCGCTGCAAGGAGACCAACCCCTCGACGTACTGCACGCCTGACCTTGCTTCGGGCGCCTACGACGAAGACGCCGGCAACTTCGGCGAGTACGCCGGGCCCGCCACGGTATACACCGGCAACAAGTGCATCCGCGTCTTCGCATACGCCACGATCGGCAGCAACAGCTGGGGGGCCGACTCCGCCAGCATGCGAGGCGGCAAGCAGGCGGCGTTCTGTTAACAGCCGTA includes these proteins:
- a CDS encoding NAD(P)H oxidoreductase codes for the protein MPQHSSDTRTALVVVAHHRSDSLTAHTARRAAAQLEAAGYRIDLLDLHAEGFDPRMNAEDQPDWGNREKPYSDETRAHMRRIVGADVVVAVFPVYWQSVPAVLKGWIDRVWNYGFAYGRSKPRLAGKRMLWLALAGATADDPIAESMQSVLEANLSDGIAYYCGFSRSTVGLLLDAEERPQRIDAEGNLLVGEAVAGAEREAQYTDFDRRARKFVEEFLADELVAV
- a CDS encoding AraC family transcriptional regulator, which produces MDPLSSLLSGIRAEGSVVSHAVLTAPWSITFADDAPLTMVSVLRGGGTLLLSDGNERAIGAGDTAIVRGPARFRLADEPATVHRPHAAYEINCFTADAACTGQELDGIHWGTGPEGATALIVGAYRASGHRHERLLRALPPVLVIAEDAEVCAWLENSAADAARLSAGSQALMDRLLDWALVCTLRTWFDRAGADAPGWYRGLADPVLAPALHAFHGRPAESWTVASLAAQAGVSRALFARRFSELMGRPPLTYLTECRMDDAEALLADTDLSIAQIAKTVGYADAFGFSAAFKRHKGLSPSTFRTTAA
- a CDS encoding HAD-IA family hydrolase, producing MTATCVILDIGGVLEITPETGWVQRWEERLELPLGTVHDRMHDVWRAGSVGTISERGVQEQVAVRLGLDAFQAEAFMADLWAEYLGTPNEDLIDYVRGLQGRCRLGILSNSFVGARERETALYHFDELVEQIVYSHEIGIEKPDLGAFEAACAGLEVQPGDCLFIDDAAVNVEAAQAAGMQAHLFEGNARTITRIAAHLDAGPLVPGRFLIA
- a CDS encoding GNAT family N-acetyltransferase; amino-acid sequence: MSTSRACRIRRAEPEEAGELERLQERSSTHWGYPPGYFDWAGEARAIPAAYVRSNPVFVLEQDGKSLGFYGFTEEGDGLLLDKLFVDADEIGKGYGRLLWEHAVQTASELGRSEFIVASDPNAAPFYAAMGAVQYATKPTAEPSWTLHMFRYTVSG
- a CDS encoding DinB family protein, producing MIDEFAKDNLHGRLRRDRKALLWKLDGLSEYDARRPLTATGTNLLGLVKHVATVEAKYFGEVFDRPSPEPLPRWQDHNGSDLWAAEDETRDQIIGFYRRTWEHSDATINELSLDAPGHVPWWPEPHPNTNLFAIMVHVLGESNRHAGHADILREGIDGRTGMRPEHENQIDEEARAAYRAKIERAARSAAPIKA
- a CDS encoding alpha/beta hydrolase — its product is MAVNCADEPNRFLDQASPAAAQKEVARLEEAFRKASAVFGPHLLGLALTCAGRPAGTDFIRKIDRPGAPPMLPIATRGDPATAFEWTEETAERLGSGVVVAYEGEGHTGYLFSACVRGYVNRFLLDGQLPAGADHGRDLETTSSPWQARAA